In the genome of Hyphobacterium sp. CCMP332, one region contains:
- a CDS encoding phosphoenolpyruvate carboxylase, which produces MSSLTNTFNQVKSKLGKPYEDLEYLLQRLKQVLQKNGESEIAQQIPWIGNDDPVLEKISPQLIQLYSLIFQLVNMVEINGAVQNRRQIEDHALDSINGLWARNIKEMLDQGFDKAEILQTISEISIEPVLTAHPTEAKRATVLEHYRELYLLLVKRENSMFTSAEIINIDHNIEQALYRLWKTGEIYLEKPHVEDELRNIIHYLVNVFPDVIPVLDRRMLQAAQFAGFSIEEICRSHAFPKLTFGDWVGGDRDGHPLVTAEITKYSLLKLRLNAFVVIRRKLMNLVRHISFSLELKDALPEMKNRIREMIEELGERGPEAIERNKGEAFRQLVNLMLYKLPVETARGHATHLAEQNGAYLHSKRLKKDLQILQRGLLDYGAKSVALDDVTTVIRTVETFGFHLAAMDIRQNSAFHDKAVEQLLEASQAEECNFSEWSEEKRVKFLNAELRSARPFTQINAQLGPEATAVLSCYRVVAGHAQKYGYNCIGSFIVSMTRSLSDLLVVYLLARETGLTFMTEKGEIVSEIPVVPLLETIEDLENGESIMKEFISHPITKRTLNHLKDRYQWKSPVQQIMVGYSDSNKDGGIMASQWNLYKAQYKLSELGEKLNVRIRFFHGKGGSISRGAGPTHYFIKAMAHGSPNGDLRLTEQGETIAQKYANNINAAYNLELLTANTLSKSLRDNRTKRTFHPLSETLEWLANRSKSHYEKMMKLNGFIDFFRQATPIDAIEVSKIGSRPAKRTGMNTLDDLRAIPWVFSWSQSRVHMTSWYGLGSALSDLEKEQPEAYESMRKALKNDQFVRYVFTNIDTSLAATDENIFRLYLNLVNDEKLKNKFGNRFLDELKRMRGHMEELLDKPIQERRVNHYYSNMLRASLMEPLHKKQVSILKEWRNAKEKDKKKADNLQVELLLTINALSGAMRNTG; this is translated from the coding sequence ATGTCAAGCTTAACAAACACGTTTAATCAAGTAAAATCAAAACTTGGGAAACCATATGAAGATCTGGAATATTTGCTGCAAAGATTAAAACAAGTATTGCAAAAAAATGGCGAATCAGAAATTGCGCAACAAATTCCCTGGATAGGCAATGATGATCCTGTGCTTGAAAAAATTTCTCCTCAATTGATCCAGTTATATTCACTTATTTTTCAACTTGTCAATATGGTCGAAATAAATGGGGCAGTACAAAATAGGCGTCAAATTGAAGACCATGCTCTTGATTCCATTAACGGTCTCTGGGCAAGAAATATAAAAGAAATGCTTGATCAGGGATTTGATAAAGCTGAAATTCTTCAAACAATATCTGAAATTTCAATTGAACCTGTTCTTACAGCGCATCCAACTGAAGCCAAACGCGCCACCGTACTTGAACATTATAGAGAACTTTACTTATTATTGGTTAAGCGGGAAAACAGCATGTTTACCAGCGCTGAGATCATTAATATAGATCACAATATTGAACAGGCACTTTATCGACTTTGGAAAACAGGTGAAATTTATCTCGAAAAGCCACATGTCGAAGATGAATTGAGAAATATCATTCACTATTTGGTCAATGTATTTCCGGATGTCATACCTGTACTCGATCGCCGAATGTTGCAGGCAGCACAATTTGCAGGATTTAGCATAGAAGAAATTTGCAGGTCGCATGCTTTTCCGAAATTGACTTTTGGTGACTGGGTTGGGGGAGATCGTGACGGACATCCGTTGGTTACAGCAGAAATTACGAAGTACAGTCTATTAAAGCTTCGTCTTAATGCATTTGTAGTTATCCGAAGGAAATTAATGAATTTGGTTCGTCACATCAGCTTTAGTCTTGAATTGAAAGATGCCCTCCCCGAAATGAAAAACCGAATTCGTGAAATGATAGAAGAACTGGGGGAAAGAGGCCCGGAAGCCATTGAAAGAAATAAGGGCGAAGCTTTTCGACAGCTTGTCAATTTGATGTTATATAAATTACCTGTAGAAACCGCCAGAGGGCATGCAACACATCTGGCTGAACAAAATGGAGCCTATCTTCATTCAAAAAGACTCAAAAAAGATCTTCAAATTCTTCAAAGAGGGCTTCTCGATTATGGTGCGAAATCTGTCGCTCTTGATGATGTTACAACTGTAATTCGTACTGTGGAAACTTTCGGTTTTCATTTGGCTGCTATGGATATACGTCAGAATAGTGCCTTTCACGATAAAGCTGTAGAACAGCTTTTAGAAGCATCTCAGGCTGAAGAATGTAATTTCTCCGAATGGTCTGAAGAAAAAAGAGTAAAATTTTTAAATGCTGAACTGCGGTCTGCAAGACCTTTTACTCAGATCAATGCGCAATTGGGTCCTGAAGCAACAGCAGTTCTTTCGTGTTATCGTGTTGTAGCAGGACATGCCCAAAAATACGGTTACAATTGTATCGGATCCTTTATTGTAAGCATGACAAGATCACTCTCCGATCTATTAGTGGTTTATTTATTGGCCAGGGAAACCGGTTTGACCTTTATGACGGAGAAGGGGGAGATTGTTTCTGAAATTCCGGTTGTTCCTCTTCTCGAAACTATAGAAGATCTGGAAAACGGCGAAAGTATTATGAAGGAGTTTATTTCTCATCCTATAACAAAAAGAACATTAAACCACTTAAAAGATAGGTACCAATGGAAATCTCCGGTTCAGCAAATCATGGTGGGCTATAGTGATAGCAATAAAGATGGTGGCATCATGGCCAGCCAGTGGAATCTCTATAAGGCTCAATACAAACTTTCGGAATTGGGCGAAAAGCTCAATGTCAGGATTCGCTTTTTTCATGGAAAAGGAGGTTCAATCAGCAGAGGCGCCGGCCCTACACACTATTTCATAAAAGCCATGGCCCATGGATCGCCAAATGGCGATTTACGGCTTACCGAACAAGGAGAAACCATTGCTCAGAAATATGCTAATAACATCAACGCCGCTTATAATCTTGAACTGCTAACAGCCAATACACTTAGTAAAAGCCTGAGAGACAATAGAACAAAACGCACTTTTCATCCACTTTCAGAAACGCTCGAGTGGTTGGCAAACCGTTCCAAATCCCATTATGAAAAAATGATGAAGCTTAATGGTTTTATTGATTTTTTCAGACAGGCTACCCCAATCGATGCAATTGAAGTGAGTAAAATTGGATCCCGACCTGCAAAAAGAACCGGCATGAATACACTTGATGATTTACGCGCCATTCCCTGGGTTTTTTCCTGGAGTCAATCGCGTGTGCATATGACCAGTTGGTACGGCCTGGGAAGTGCTTTATCCGATCTTGAAAAAGAACAACCCGAAGCCTATGAATCCATGCGAAAAGCGCTGAAAAACGATCAGTTTGTGAGGTATGTATTTACAAATATTGATACTAGTCTGGCCGCTACAGACGAAAATATATTTCGACTCTATCTGAATCTTGTCAATGATGAAAAGCTAAAAAATAAATTTGGTAATCGGTTTTTAGATGAATTAAAAAGAATGCGAGGGCATATGGAAGAACTTCTTGACAAACCAATTCAGGAACGAAGGGTAAATCACTATTACTCAAACATGTTAAGAGCATCTTTAATGGAGCCATTGCATAAAAAGCAGGTTTCAATATTAAAGGAATGGAGGAATGCTAAGGAGAAAGACAAAAAGAAAGCAGATAATTTGCAGGTAGAATTACTGCTAACCATCAATGCGCTTTCCGGAGCCATGAGGAACACAGGCTGA
- a CDS encoding heparin lyase I family protein, translated as MNKYLHLFVLSLFLLISCRDDALNVNNGCPPLKVVSEFVNQGGDHIRIFEDGKAYYVNESGCSFAAQYFDPNFYADTYLNTDSGIYLIISEGEYLSPIRNQYLDFEGFNNTLDIFRMDISQDSLFLNSFTLQSPSAPTVEDYVALRKCIFEGTCDFIDNKFELIPDPVIINNNTVLKFYAVPPSPSMTTSKSSVSTTLSYFEKGDDFWFEAKFYISGNLPTTLADFESSFFFESPGPRIIFRGDQLAIENKFNEKLTFDQPEQSAIPFPTNQWVTVKVHLTYDVQNGIVQMWQDGELIIDQIGPTIPLELWIHDRIEFGISATSNECTLYMDDIRFSDEAF; from the coding sequence ATGAATAAATACTTGCACCTATTTGTCTTGAGCCTTTTCCTGCTTATTTCCTGCAGGGATGATGCACTTAATGTAAATAATGGTTGTCCCCCGCTAAAAGTGGTCTCAGAATTTGTCAATCAGGGAGGAGATCATATTCGAATATTTGAAGATGGTAAAGCTTATTATGTCAATGAATCGGGGTGCAGTTTTGCAGCACAGTATTTCGATCCGAATTTTTACGCTGATACATATCTCAATACCGATTCAGGCATCTATCTTATTATTTCGGAAGGCGAGTATTTGTCACCCATAAGAAATCAATATCTCGATTTTGAAGGTTTTAATAATACTTTGGATATTTTTAGGATGGACATTTCTCAAGATAGCCTGTTTCTTAACAGTTTTACATTGCAAAGTCCTTCCGCCCCTACTGTTGAAGATTATGTTGCACTCCGTAAATGTATTTTTGAAGGAACTTGTGATTTCATTGACAATAAGTTTGAATTAATTCCGGATCCGGTCATCATTAATAATAATACAGTTTTAAAATTCTATGCTGTACCTCCCTCTCCGTCTATGACAACTTCTAAATCTTCAGTCAGCACTACCTTGAGCTATTTTGAAAAAGGAGATGATTTTTGGTTTGAAGCGAAATTCTATATTTCCGGAAACCTCCCTACGACCCTGGCAGATTTTGAATCTTCCTTCTTTTTTGAAAGTCCAGGCCCGAGAATAATTTTTCGAGGAGATCAATTGGCCATTGAAAATAAATTCAATGAAAAATTAACATTTGACCAGCCCGAACAAAGCGCCATTCCCTTTCCAACGAATCAATGGGTAACTGTAAAGGTTCATTTGACTTATGATGTTCAAAATGGCATTGTTCAAATGTGGCAGGACGGTGAATTGATCATCGATCAAATAGGCCCTACCATTCCTCTGGAATTGTGGATTCATGATCGTATCGAATTCGGTATTTCAGCGACATCAAATGAATGTACTTTATATATGGATGATATAAGGTTTTCGGATGAGGCCTTTTAG
- a CDS encoding SPOR domain-containing protein, with protein MNKQSNKSGKVVLIIVILVIILAGAGAAWYWFMYIPEQEAKEKARLEQLAKEEAERKAREAEEAKQAKYDDFIKNADSEFQAENWENAKSIYSEALTMYPEQEYPQDQISIIDAKLDEIAAIEAAKPGTIDMLRTATGRYYIILSSSIDDDLAMDFAKKLAKKKINVNILQTRDEKHTYFAVSPANFDTREEAEAALSDYSQYGNGLWVLRY; from the coding sequence ATGAATAAGCAATCAAATAAAAGTGGGAAGGTCGTTTTGATTATCGTAATTCTGGTCATTATACTGGCAGGAGCCGGAGCAGCATGGTACTGGTTTATGTATATTCCAGAGCAGGAAGCCAAGGAAAAAGCGCGTTTGGAGCAGCTGGCAAAGGAAGAAGCAGAACGCAAAGCCAGGGAAGCAGAAGAAGCCAAACAGGCTAAATACGACGATTTTATAAAAAATGCCGATTCGGAGTTTCAGGCTGAAAACTGGGAGAACGCTAAATCCATTTATTCTGAAGCGTTAACTATGTATCCCGAACAAGAATATCCTCAGGATCAGATTTCCATTATAGATGCTAAATTAGATGAAATTGCAGCGATTGAAGCTGCAAAGCCAGGTACCATAGACATGTTGAGAACCGCCACTGGACGTTATTATATTATTCTTTCCAGCAGCATCGATGATGATCTGGCCATGGATTTTGCCAAAAAACTGGCAAAAAAGAAAATAAACGTAAATATCCTTCAAACCAGAGATGAAAAACACACTTATTTTGCGGTTTCTCCTGCCAACTTTGATACCCGGGAAGAAGCCGAAGCTGCTCTTTCAGATTACAGCCAATACGGAAATGGTCTTTGGGTTTTGAGATATTGA
- a CDS encoding (2Fe-2S)-binding protein, giving the protein MISFEINGQSVEVNVDENTPLLWVIRDILNLKGTKFGCGKAACGACTIHVNEEAVRSCSYAVKYAEGKKIKTIEGLGNEERPHPVQKAWIEEIVPQCGYCQPGFMMATAALLNRNPNPSDEDIDNNIINICRCGTYYRMRKAIRRAVEINNSKPEESIKNG; this is encoded by the coding sequence ATGATTTCATTTGAAATAAATGGACAAAGTGTAGAGGTCAATGTAGATGAAAATACGCCATTGCTATGGGTTATTCGCGATATCCTAAATTTGAAAGGTACCAAATTTGGATGTGGAAAAGCAGCATGCGGAGCTTGCACAATACATGTCAATGAAGAAGCAGTGAGATCTTGTTCCTATGCGGTCAAATATGCCGAAGGAAAAAAAATAAAGACCATAGAAGGTCTAGGGAATGAAGAAAGGCCTCATCCCGTACAAAAAGCCTGGATTGAAGAAATTGTGCCCCAATGCGGTTATTGCCAACCCGGTTTTATGATGGCAACTGCAGCATTACTCAATAGAAATCCAAATCCCAGCGATGAGGATATCGATAATAATATCATCAATATCTGCAGGTGTGGAACCTATTATCGAATGCGCAAAGCCATAAGAAGGGCTGTGGAAATAAATAATTCAAAGCCGGAAGAATCCATAAAAAATGGCTGA
- a CDS encoding xanthine dehydrogenase family protein molybdopterin-binding subunit: MAEQKKISRRKFLIRSGLGGIGVLALGTYIARNPLRRGILNAVEKGILPYSGKGTEAALWFELTYENKLIFHSPKVEMGQGIFTAFTQIIAEEMDLLPSQIEVKAAATDTGIIDAMSTGGSLSVAQLWGPLRELSSTMREMIKNEAAAKMGVDISALKTLEGIVSNGSQSRTYAEVAAGVKEWKIPDDVPVPKTKDFKYIGRPMPRVDLKEKVFGSPIYGLDAQMPDMLYASVIRPGIVGAKFKSADTKIALDMPGVVKVVQIDNWVGVIAKSFAEALAAKDTIKVEWLYDKLWTEEEMRKTLSVGMGDSFMAQKEGKKLADDDDEVQTMEFTSPIGAHAQIEPNGALAYYNEGKVTVILSTQVIGVTQKQIAKALDMELEDINVIPTHLGGGFGRRLDTNHAIQAVQLSREVGKPVKYVFTRKEEFQNDQFRPPTHHIVKGKLGSDLYLESLEHHYASGDVSINSAIQPPIVKTVFGTDLGAGRGAKIMYDGIENCRSVQWHTTLPFATSWWRALGLLANTFAIESFIDEMALEASKNPIEFRLNKLSDEGNSLRLKKVIQMAADKGNYEDVVKNGRAKGFAASMDNNSIAAHVVELSIEKGQIKVHKVFCVFDCGKVINPDQVRAQCEGAIIMGMSAAVYEKMTLEKGELTPTIYGPYEMVRMKHAPKEIEVHLIEGRDIPLPVGEPPLGPIGAAIGNAIRRLTGIRLKDMPLQEALDKVYSKNMTDIG, from the coding sequence ATGGCTGAACAAAAGAAAATATCCAGACGCAAATTTCTGATTCGCAGCGGTCTTGGCGGTATTGGGGTACTAGCACTAGGTACATATATTGCCAGAAATCCATTGAGAAGGGGCATTTTAAATGCAGTGGAAAAAGGAATTTTACCCTATAGCGGAAAAGGGACTGAAGCAGCTCTTTGGTTTGAACTAACATATGAAAATAAACTCATTTTTCATTCTCCAAAAGTTGAAATGGGACAGGGAATATTCACAGCATTTACTCAAATTATAGCTGAAGAAATGGATTTACTTCCTTCACAGATCGAGGTTAAGGCAGCAGCAACGGATACAGGTATAATTGATGCCATGAGCACAGGAGGTAGTTTATCTGTAGCCCAACTGTGGGGCCCTCTCAGGGAGCTCTCCTCTACCATGCGCGAAATGATCAAGAATGAAGCCGCAGCAAAAATGGGCGTTGATATCAGCGCTTTGAAAACACTTGAAGGAATAGTTTCAAATGGTTCTCAATCAAGGACTTATGCAGAAGTGGCGGCCGGAGTGAAGGAATGGAAAATACCGGATGATGTTCCTGTACCAAAAACGAAGGATTTTAAATATATCGGCAGACCCATGCCTAGAGTAGATTTAAAGGAAAAAGTTTTTGGTTCTCCTATATATGGCCTGGATGCTCAAATGCCGGATATGCTTTATGCATCGGTAATCCGGCCGGGAATAGTTGGAGCCAAATTTAAAAGTGCTGATACAAAAATAGCCTTGGACATGCCCGGGGTAGTAAAAGTGGTTCAAATCGATAATTGGGTGGGCGTAATCGCCAAATCATTTGCAGAAGCACTCGCGGCAAAAGACACGATAAAAGTAGAATGGTTATACGATAAACTATGGACCGAAGAGGAAATGCGCAAAACCTTAAGTGTGGGAATGGGCGATTCCTTTATGGCACAAAAAGAAGGTAAAAAACTTGCAGATGATGACGATGAAGTGCAGACTATGGAATTCACCAGTCCTATAGGAGCCCACGCGCAAATTGAACCAAATGGAGCCCTTGCCTATTATAATGAGGGTAAAGTTACAGTGATTCTTTCCACGCAGGTCATCGGCGTGACGCAAAAACAAATTGCAAAAGCACTCGATATGGAACTTGAGGATATCAATGTGATTCCTACACATTTGGGTGGTGGATTTGGACGACGCCTCGATACCAATCACGCCATTCAGGCGGTGCAATTATCCAGAGAAGTGGGAAAACCGGTCAAATATGTATTTACAAGAAAGGAGGAATTCCAAAATGATCAATTCCGTCCACCGACGCATCATATTGTAAAAGGAAAATTGGGTAGTGATTTATATTTGGAAAGTCTTGAACATCATTATGCAAGCGGAGATGTCAGTATCAATTCAGCAATTCAACCTCCAATAGTAAAAACAGTTTTTGGAACCGATCTAGGAGCGGGTAGAGGAGCAAAAATCATGTATGATGGGATTGAAAATTGTCGCTCGGTACAGTGGCATACCACCTTGCCATTTGCTACAAGTTGGTGGCGAGCTTTGGGATTATTAGCCAATACCTTCGCCATTGAAAGTTTTATAGATGAAATGGCCCTTGAGGCAAGTAAGAATCCCATTGAATTCAGATTGAATAAACTGAGCGATGAAGGCAATAGCTTAAGGTTAAAAAAGGTTATCCAAATGGCCGCTGATAAAGGAAACTATGAAGATGTAGTCAAAAATGGAAGGGCCAAAGGATTTGCAGCTTCAATGGATAATAATTCAATAGCAGCTCATGTGGTAGAATTAAGCATTGAGAAAGGACAAATAAAAGTTCATAAGGTATTTTGTGTTTTTGATTGCGGAAAAGTTATTAATCCGGACCAGGTACGTGCCCAATGTGAAGGCGCCATCATCATGGGTATGAGCGCAGCAGTTTATGAAAAAATGACCCTTGAGAAAGGAGAGTTGACTCCTACCATTTACGGGCCTTATGAAATGGTGCGAATGAAACATGCCCCAAAAGAAATAGAAGTACATCTTATTGAAGGTCGTGATATTCCATTGCCTGTGGGCGAACCTCCACTCGGACCAATCGGCGCTGCAATAGGCAATGCCATCCGACGTCTTACAGGGATTCGATTAAAAGATATGCCCCTTCAGGAGGCTTTGGATAAGGTTTACAGTAAAAATATGACAGACATTGGCTAA
- a CDS encoding YqaE/Pmp3 family membrane protein, translated as MSILRIIFAILLPPLGVFLTVGIRGAFWLNILLTLLGFLPGIIHAVWVIAKHD; from the coding sequence ATGAGTATTCTTAGAATTATTTTTGCCATTTTGCTACCGCCATTGGGCGTTTTTCTAACCGTTGGTATCCGAGGCGCATTTTGGCTCAATATATTGCTAACCTTGCTCGGATTCCTACCCGGCATAATACATGCTGTATGGGTTATTGCCAAACACGATTAA
- a CDS encoding glycoside hydrolase family 16 protein encodes MRLALIHKNPFLIIILFLFLACSDDETVPAVEPITENDSTETSWELIFEEEFENNLVKWNIWEGGAFNEEIQLYRKEQLSIADGKLSIKSKREAITGFEHPWSNNSKEFEYVSGRIESKTLFSPSDSAGEREYRFVASIKLPLGHGMWPAFWTYGDPWPTQGEIDILEARGGEPFMFQTNIFYGTETDININSNNDVEHIPGPDLTADFHSYEMIWKADSIDILFDGSLLFSYAANSKNNIENFYGSDQKIVLNTAVGGFFFFDRNSANYADSSIMEIDWVRVYKK; translated from the coding sequence ATGAGATTAGCACTTATTCATAAAAATCCGTTTTTAATAATTATTCTGTTTTTGTTTTTAGCCTGTTCGGATGATGAAACTGTGCCTGCTGTTGAACCCATTACAGAAAATGACAGTACAGAAACAAGCTGGGAGTTGATTTTTGAAGAAGAATTTGAAAATAATCTTGTCAAATGGAATATCTGGGAAGGCGGGGCTTTTAACGAAGAGATACAATTGTACCGCAAAGAACAATTGAGCATAGCCGATGGCAAACTGAGCATCAAAAGCAAACGCGAAGCTATTACGGGTTTTGAACATCCCTGGAGCAATAATTCCAAAGAATTTGAATACGTATCGGGCCGCATAGAATCCAAAACACTTTTTAGTCCTTCCGACAGTGCAGGTGAAAGAGAATACCGTTTTGTTGCAAGCATCAAATTGCCTCTGGGTCATGGCATGTGGCCGGCCTTTTGGACTTACGGCGATCCATGGCCTACTCAAGGAGAGATTGATATTTTGGAAGCGAGAGGAGGCGAGCCTTTTATGTTTCAAACCAATATTTTTTACGGCACAGAAACCGACATCAATATCAATAGCAATAACGATGTAGAGCATATTCCCGGTCCTGATTTAACGGCAGACTTCCATAGCTATGAAATGATCTGGAAAGCGGATTCCATCGATATTTTATTTGATGGTTCCCTGCTTTTCAGTTATGCCGCCAATTCCAAAAATAACATCGAGAATTTCTATGGCTCAGATCAGAAAATCGTTTTAAATACCGCTGTTGGAGGATTTTTCTTTTTCGATCGCAACTCTGCGAATTATGCTGATAGCTCTATAATGGAAATCGATTGGGTCAGGGTTTATAAAAAGTAA
- a CDS encoding DUF4421 domain-containing protein: MNNRLIRTLLIIYYCTFCHFLSWADTESTETDSSYVASFYNHLNWRYYLSQKYTSLRLANVSENYELNYIPNTSLNMGIGATYKWATLNLAYGFRFLNGDQDKGRTRWLDLQAHQYFRKITIDVLGQFYSGFYLSPAGKAVKVGKQYYNRPDLNVIQVGASVQYIFNHQRFSYRALFFQNEWQKKSAGSPLAGFEVFVVNINADSSIVPSLISRAESDLNTNLLRSFQFGPNFGYAHTLVFKKHFYLSLSGSVSLGFGTNSFLDLGNNARINFTPNFFVRAFAGYNSRKWAIGLTGINNGQSLAKASGNERVTIYSGNFRINFVYRVLPNRSTKRVLKPIDDFDFD; the protein is encoded by the coding sequence ATGAATAACAGACTCATTCGCACCTTATTGATTATTTACTATTGTACTTTTTGTCATTTTCTAAGTTGGGCAGATACGGAAAGCACTGAAACAGACTCGAGCTATGTTGCTTCCTTTTACAATCATCTCAATTGGCGGTATTATTTGTCACAGAAGTACACTTCTTTGCGTTTGGCCAATGTAAGCGAAAATTACGAACTGAATTACATTCCCAATACCTCACTAAATATGGGCATTGGCGCCACCTATAAATGGGCCACGCTCAACCTGGCCTATGGATTTAGGTTTTTGAATGGAGATCAGGATAAAGGAAGAACAAGATGGCTTGATTTGCAGGCCCATCAGTATTTTAGAAAAATTACCATCGATGTACTCGGTCAGTTTTACTCGGGCTTTTATTTATCACCTGCAGGCAAAGCAGTAAAAGTGGGAAAACAATACTATAACCGTCCGGATTTGAATGTGATTCAAGTAGGTGCTTCTGTACAGTACATATTTAATCATCAACGGTTTTCATACCGGGCGCTGTTTTTTCAAAATGAGTGGCAAAAGAAATCGGCTGGTAGTCCGCTTGCAGGTTTTGAAGTTTTTGTAGTCAATATCAATGCGGATAGCAGCATTGTTCCATCTTTAATTAGCAGGGCAGAGTCTGATCTCAATACTAATTTACTTCGATCCTTTCAGTTTGGCCCCAATTTTGGCTATGCACATACTTTGGTGTTTAAAAAGCATTTCTATTTATCTCTTTCCGGATCGGTTAGTCTGGGTTTTGGCACAAACTCCTTTTTAGATTTGGGAAATAATGCAAGAATCAATTTCACTCCTAATTTTTTTGTAAGAGCTTTTGCAGGTTATAATTCAAGGAAATGGGCCATTGGACTTACGGGCATCAATAATGGGCAGAGTCTGGCCAAAGCAAGTGGAAATGAGCGAGTGACCATTTACAGTGGTAATTTCAGAATTAATTTTGTGTACAGGGTATTACCAAATCGAAGTACGAAAAGAGTGCTCAAACCAATTGATGATTTTGACTTTGATTAG
- a CDS encoding 4Fe-4S dicluster domain-containing protein encodes MFLETLSEHHKIYAPVKIDQTIDYSLMKDKASISNIIYNTPKPVTPLKLFFLPVKENVVKAPSKSTRLRIILGIPSCDLDALGILDEFYLNPPYVDEYYKARRENTLLIGTDCHSINEHCHCTSYGVNPYPEKHCDITLSRVDENFILQIQTNKGEKFIEENRKLLNKAVEPNHEHLNKISVKRNEVLKELNYKNKDLPNYKQTSILVKEAPESLWEKYARHCVACGACATICPTCTCFLLIDRPGFEKVRQMDACQYPGFVRTAGGEDALASRAKRFRNRYMCKYVYKPAKFESLACTGCGRCIETCIARINKNELFMEAAKTHKLSENV; translated from the coding sequence ATGTTCCTGGAGACCCTCAGCGAGCATCACAAAATCTATGCACCGGTGAAAATTGATCAAACGATCGATTATTCCCTAATGAAAGACAAAGCGAGTATCAGCAATATCATTTATAACACACCAAAGCCTGTTACACCACTAAAACTTTTTTTCCTTCCTGTAAAAGAGAATGTCGTCAAAGCACCTTCGAAATCAACCAGACTTCGAATAATCCTCGGCATTCCTTCCTGCGATCTTGATGCATTGGGTATTTTGGATGAATTCTATCTCAATCCACCCTATGTCGATGAATACTATAAAGCGCGAAGGGAAAACACGCTGCTTATTGGTACGGACTGCCATTCAATCAATGAACATTGTCATTGTACCAGCTATGGCGTAAATCCTTATCCTGAAAAGCATTGCGATATAACACTTTCAAGAGTTGATGAAAACTTCATCCTGCAAATTCAAACGAATAAGGGAGAAAAATTTATTGAAGAAAACAGGAAACTTCTCAATAAAGCGGTTGAACCAAATCACGAGCATTTAAATAAGATTTCTGTCAAAAGGAATGAAGTCTTAAAAGAGTTAAACTATAAAAATAAAGATCTTCCCAATTACAAGCAGACAAGTATTTTGGTTAAAGAAGCGCCCGAATCACTTTGGGAAAAATATGCAAGGCATTGTGTGGCATGCGGCGCTTGTGCTACTATTTGTCCTACATGTACCTGTTTCTTACTGATCGATCGCCCTGGTTTTGAAAAGGTAAGACAAATGGATGCATGCCAATATCCCGGATTCGTTCGCACCGCAGGGGGTGAGGATGCCTTGGCAAGCCGGGCTAAACGTTTCCGAAATCGATACATGTGCAAATATGTCTACAAACCGGCAAAATTCGAATCTCTTGCTTGCACAGGTTGCGGCAGGTGCATAGAAACATGTATTGCAAGGATCAATAAGAATGAATTATTTATGGAGGCCGCTAAGACTCATAAATTATCAGAAAATGTCTGA